A part of Carettochelys insculpta isolate YL-2023 chromosome 1, ASM3395843v1, whole genome shotgun sequence genomic DNA contains:
- the ICOSLG gene encoding ICOS ligand: protein MELCGSGRLLLFLCVLRFVAAAAQRSVVSTVGSTAELSCIYTSAEKFILNNLRVYWQIEGGSNTCLVVHTFNSGNENDSESCADFKNRTRLFHDKLENGIFSLLLLNVSLRDARTYRCIVQKKDPVFKVIHDANVALKVAANNSLPVLSGPERIHTNIGEDMTFSCNYSQGYPEPNVYWINRTDNSSLRPSSLNITQDADGTYRVFSTLKIKATSTVKIECIIENELLQQNLTVLYLEDLTNSNSTKSGRLNLSEPGAQAGSVIAIAIVLVTLVVLTCWLWKRKSFRQNSYADVQQNEGGTQYNTTI, encoded by the exons ATGGAGCTCTGCGG CTCTGGGCGTTTGTTACTATTTCTTTGTGTGCTGAGATTTG TTGCTGCAGCGGCACAGAGGAGTGTTGTCAGCACAGTAGGCAGCACTGCTGAGCTGAGTTGCATTTATACTTCAGCAGAAAAATTCATCTTAAATAATTTAAGAGTTTATTGGCAAATAGAGGGTGGTTCAAACACGTGTTTGGTGGTACACACCTTTAATTCCGGAAATGAAAATGATAGTGAATCGTGTGCAGACTTCAAAAATAGGACTCGATTATTTCACGATAAGCTGGAAAATGGcattttttcactgctgctgctaaacGTCAGCCTGCGGGATGCACGCACATACCGTTGCATAGTGCAGAAAAAGGATCCAGTTTTCAAGGTTATTCACGATGCCAATGTGGCCCTCAAGGTAGCAG CCAATAACAGCCTGCCAGTACTAAGTGGACCTGAAAGAATCCACACAAATATTGGTGAAGACATGACATTTAGTTGCAACTATAGTCAAGGATACCCAGAGCCAAACGTGTACTGGATAAATAGAACAGACAACAGCTCTCTCCGTCCATCATCATTAAATATCACCCAAGACGCTGACGGCACGTACCGTGTTTTCAGCACACTGAAGATTAAAGCAACTTCTACTGTAAAAATAGAGTGCATCATAGAAAATGAGCTGCTACAGCAAAATCTAACTGTCCTCT ACTTGGAAGACCTCACAAACTCAAACTCGACCAAAAGCGGTCGGCTAAATCTAAGTGAACCGGGAGCTCAGGCTGGAAGTGTCATTGCCATTGCCATTGTGTTAGTTACTCTAGTTGTTTTAACCTGCTGGCTGTGGAAAAGGAAATCCTTCCGCCAGAATTCATATGCAG ATGTTCAACAAAATGAAGGTGGAACACAATACAATA CAACTATTTAA